From Corynebacterium frankenforstense DSM 45800, the proteins below share one genomic window:
- a CDS encoding DUF488 domain-containing protein produces the protein MTVHVVKVHDLLDGSAEAPGTTVLVDRIWPRGVAKEDLGHDEWLKAAAPSKGLRTWFDHDPEKFEEFTRRYRAELDAACTDTETQDDARKDVAKLLKLAGSGDVSLLYAAHDREHNHAVVLADWIRDHA, from the coding sequence ATGACGGTTCATGTGGTGAAGGTCCACGACCTGCTCGACGGCTCGGCCGAGGCGCCGGGCACCACGGTCCTGGTCGACCGGATCTGGCCGCGCGGGGTGGCCAAGGAGGACCTCGGCCACGACGAGTGGCTCAAGGCCGCCGCGCCCTCGAAGGGGCTGCGCACCTGGTTCGACCACGACCCGGAGAAGTTCGAGGAGTTCACCCGCCGCTACCGTGCCGAGCTCGACGCGGCGTGCACGGACACCGAGACGCAGGACGACGCCCGCAAAGACGTGGCGAAGCTGCTGAAGCTGGCCGGTTCCGGCGACGTGAGCCTGCTGTACGCGGCCCACGACCGCGAGCACAACCACGCGGTCGTGCTCGCGGACTGGATCCGCGACCACGCCTAG